The following are encoded together in the Lathyrus oleraceus cultivar Zhongwan6 chromosome 3, CAAS_Psat_ZW6_1.0, whole genome shotgun sequence genome:
- the LOC127132615 gene encoding pentatricopeptide repeat-containing protein At3g04760, chloroplastic: MAILRLNRYLFGKALASQFCVNHSPCIALNLHSVLGAYSTTSEGKCNNENFNDGFGKVGYEFSEELGFAASVNDNVEEDDEEIEEEGEELDESLEIIGSFHGNDNKPRESIARFEIGESDFRHPLVREVRRLITIRSSWNPKFEGNLRHLLRSLKPKLVCAVLRSQEDERIALSFFYWADRQWRYRHDTVVYYTMLDILSKTKLCQGARRVLRLLTRRGIECSPEAFGYVMVSYSRAGKLRNALQLLTLMQKAGVELDLSICNTAIYVLVKGAKLEKALRFLERMQVAGIEPDIVSYNCLIKGYCDLHRIDDALKLIAEMPSKGCPPDKVSYYTVMGFLCKDRKVEEVKRLMENMVRNSNLIPDQVTYNTLIHALSKHGHADDALAFLREAEDTGFHIDKVGYSAVVDSFCKKRRIDEAKSLVIDMHAKGCDPDVVTYTAIIDGFCRVGKIDEAKKMLQQMYKHGCKPNTVTYTALLNGLCHNGKSLEAREMIRVSEEHWWTPNAITYSAVMHGLRREGKLSEACDLIREMIGKGFLPNPVEINLLIQSLCKNQNVVEAKKFLEECLHKGCAVNVVNFTAVIYGFCQIGDLDAALSVLDDMYLSNKHPDAITYTTLFDALGKKGRLDEASKLIVKMLGNGFDPTPVTYRAVIHRFCQWRRVDDMMKLLEKMLARQPFRTVYNQVIEKLCDFGNFEEAEKLLGKVLRTASKLDAKTCHVLMESYLNKGIAISAYKVACQMFRRNLIPDLKLCEKVSKKLMLDGKSAEADNLMLRFVERGIQENEMHL; encoded by the coding sequence atggcAATCCTGAGATTGAACCGTTATCTATTTGGAAAGGCTTTAGCTTCTCAGTTCTGTGTTAATCATTCGCCATGTATTGCTTTGAATCTTCATTCTGTTTTGGGTGCTTATTCAACCACTAGTGAGGGTAAATGCAACAATGAGAATTTCAATGATGGGTTTGGGAAAGTGGGTTATGAGTTTTCTGAAGAATTAGGTTTTGCTGCAAGTGTTAATGATAAtgtagaagaagatgatgaagaaatTGAAGAGGAAGGTGAAGAACTTGATGAGAGTCTTGAGATTATTGGTTCTTTTCATGGAAATGATAACAAACCCAGAGAAAGTATTGCAAGATTTGAAATTGGTGAGAGTGACTTTCGACACCCGTTGGTTAGGGAAGTTCGTAGGTTAATTACGATTAGGTCAAGTTGGAACCCTAAATTTGAAGGTAATTTGAGGCATTTATTAAGGAGTCTCAAACCGAAACTTGTTTGTGCTGTTTTGCGGTCTCAAGAAGATGAAAGGATTGCTTTGAGTTTTTTTTACTGGGCGGATCGGCAATGGCGTTACAGACATGATACTGTTGTGTACTATACAATGCTAGATATTCTTAGCAAGACTAAATTGTGTCAAGGTGCGAGGCGGGTTCTGCGGCTTTTGACTCGCCGAGGAATTGAGTGTTCTCCTGAGGCTTTTGGCTATGTGATGGTGTCTTATAGCCGTGCAGGGAAGTTGAGGAATGCGTTACAGCTTCTGACATTGATGCAGAAAGCTGGAGTCGAACTGGATTTATCGATATGTAACACTGCTATCTATGTTTTGGTAAAGGGCGCTAAATTGGAAAAAGCGTTAAGATTCTTGGAACGGATGCAGGTGGCCGGAATCGAACCTGATATTGTCAGTTATAACTGTTTGATCAAAGGTTACTGTGATTTACATCGGATTGATGATGCACTGAAGCTTATTGCGGAAATGCCATCTAAGGGATGTCCTCCGGATAAAGTTAGTTACTATACTGTGATGGGTTTCCTATGTAAGGATAGAAAAGTTGAAGAAGTGAAGCGTTTAATGGAGAATATGGTTCGAAATAGTAATTTAATACCAGATCAGGTTACATATAATACACTAATCCATGCGCTTTCAAAGCATGGACATGCCGATGATGCTCTTGCTTTCCTAAGGGAAGCAGAAGACACGGGTTTCCACATTGATAAGGTTGGGTATAGTGCGGTAGTTGACTCGTTTTGTAAAAAAAGGAGGATAGACGAGGCAAAGAGTTTAGTGATCGATATGCATGCGAAGGGTTGTGATCCTGATGTAGTGACGTATACTGCTATTATTGATGGATTTTGTCGCGTGGGGAAGATAGATGAAGCGAAAAAGATGCTGCAGCAGATGTACAAACACGGATGCAAACCGAATACCGTGACATATACAGCATTGTTGAATGGCCTTTGTCACAATGGAAAGTCATTAGAGGCTAGGGAGATGATACGTGTAAGTGAGGAGCATTGGTGGACCCCAAATGCCATCACATATAGCGCTGTGATGCACGGACTCCGTAGGGAGGGAAAATTGTCCGAGGCATGTGATTTGATTAGAGAAATGATCGGAAAAGGTTTTCTCCCAAATCCAGTTGAAATTAACTTGCTAATACAGTCGCTATGTAAAAATCAGAATGTAGTAGAAGCTAAAAAATTCTTAGAAGAATGTCTGCATAAGGGTTGTGCTGTTAATGTGGTAAACTTCACCGCCGTAATTTACGGTTTCTGTCAGATTGGTGACTTGGACGCAGCTCTATCGGTGCTAGACGACATGTATTTAAGCAATAAACATCCTGATGCCATCACATACACAACATTATTTGATGCATTGGGGAAGAAAGGTAGGTTGGATGAGGCTTCCAAGTTAATAGTAAAAATGCTAGGCAACGGTTTTGATCCAACTCCTGTAACATACAGAGCAGTCATTCACCGTTTTTGCCAATGGCGACGAGTAGATGATATGATGAAATTGTTGGAAAAAATGCTTGCTAGGCAGCCATTTAGAACAGTATACAATCAAGTTATTGAGAAGCTTTGTGATTTCGGAAACTTTGAGGAGGCTGAGAAGCTACTAGGGAAGGTTTTGAGAACAGCATCAAAACTTGATGCGAAAACATGCCATGTTCTGATGGAAAGCTATTTGAATAAAGGGATTGCTATATCAGCGTATAAAGTGGCTTGTCAAATGTTTAGACGAAACTTGATTCCCGATTTAAAATTGTGTGAGAAAGTGAGCAAGAAACTTATGTTAGACGGTAAATCGGCGGAGGCCGATAACCTGATGTTAAGATTTGTTGAGCGCGGAATACAAGAAAATGAGATGCATTTGTAA